A portion of the Algimonas porphyrae genome contains these proteins:
- the dprA gene encoding DNA-processing protein DprA gives MSRAPLSFAERRDWLRLYRTHTVGPVAFWSLMTRYRAADAALDALPTLIRRKDVHPPSLEQVEAEMDASEAVGVRIICAVEPDFPDLLRALDPAPPLISVWGDIELSARPCVAIVGSRNASALGQKFAAQMAGELGDAGFTVVSGLARGIDAAAHAAALDTGTIGVLGGGVDHIYPRQNTDLHLAMRERGLLVSESPLGYRATARDFPRRNRLISGLSLGVVVVEAAERSGTLITARYALEQNREVMAAPGSPLDPRTKGCNRLIRQGAALIESSQDILDCLEAARADVMPDMLFDPAGGFDMPDFNESGARTDIDRAREALLQVTSFTATHRDDLIRAASVPTGLAGAALLEMELNGDIVVNVDGRVSRAR, from the coding sequence GTGAGCCGAGCGCCCCTGAGTTTTGCGGAGCGCCGCGACTGGCTTCGCCTGTATCGCACCCATACGGTCGGCCCCGTCGCCTTCTGGTCCCTCATGACCCGCTACCGCGCTGCAGATGCGGCGCTGGACGCGCTGCCCACCCTCATCCGCCGCAAGGATGTCCATCCCCCCAGCCTGGAACAGGTCGAAGCCGAAATGGACGCGAGCGAGGCCGTCGGTGTGAGGATCATCTGCGCGGTCGAGCCCGACTTTCCGGATCTGCTGCGCGCGCTGGACCCGGCCCCGCCCCTGATCAGCGTCTGGGGCGATATCGAGCTTTCCGCCCGGCCCTGTGTCGCCATTGTCGGGTCCCGCAATGCCTCGGCGCTGGGGCAGAAATTCGCCGCACAGATGGCGGGTGAGCTGGGCGATGCCGGTTTTACAGTCGTCTCCGGTCTGGCGCGCGGGATCGACGCGGCAGCCCACGCCGCCGCGCTCGATACAGGCACGATCGGCGTGCTGGGCGGCGGGGTCGATCACATCTATCCGCGTCAGAATACGGACCTGCATTTGGCCATGCGGGAGCGCGGCCTGCTGGTCTCGGAATCGCCGCTGGGCTACCGCGCGACGGCGCGCGACTTTCCGCGCCGCAACCGGCTGATCTCCGGACTGTCGCTCGGCGTGGTGGTCGTCGAAGCCGCCGAACGGTCCGGGACGCTGATCACCGCCCGCTACGCGCTTGAACAGAACCGCGAAGTCATGGCCGCGCCTGGCAGCCCGCTCGATCCACGGACCAAGGGATGTAACAGGCTGATCCGGCAAGGGGCCGCCCTGATCGAGTCGAGCCAGGATATTCTGGACTGTCTGGAGGCGGCGCGCGCCGACGTCATGCCCGACATGCTGTTCGACCCGGCGGGCGGGTTCGATATGCCCGATTTTAACGAAAGCGGTGCGCGCACGGATATTGACCGCGCGCGCGAAGCGCTGCTGCAGGTCACCTCTTTCACGGCCACGCATCGCGATGATTTGATCCGGGCCGCAAGCGTGCCGACCGGCCTTGCCGGGGCGGCACTGCTTGAAATGGAGCTGAATGGCGACATCGTCGTCAATGTCGATGGCCGCGTCTCACGCGCCCGTTAG